In the Drosophila biarmipes strain raj3 chromosome X, RU_DBia_V1.1, whole genome shotgun sequence genome, one interval contains:
- the LOC108023583 gene encoding proteoglycan 4 isoform X2: MESIVLHSDVARLVLGYLVNQNLKRAAHTLCRTSPHLHHEFLALKQGLQTHNFLNGGLEDIICEHVKITGLVAEAVKKLPLDTRLQLQQLKLSERVSELIASGERSSCTNGSSTPGEPSISQSHRKRRRLRTQSPVNSMSSPSFSKRPRLLPPHFYCSVNRDKIRQSFLASNEGQEAELQEEDEESTTATEDLEEEELPPVNGPGPRNNSTPRQGHVEADPLVLTPQSMPELASAIIKNQDFQATLVKNINVALQTVTLNNPSVSCDAMLDGLVKNILEATEKDPSFDRIIQEVVTGDEATANEEAPGVSAASAAACAAVNSAAGEQVPPAEQTVDPVPPQTPLIIRTAVAATAGTNADPNFSISKLIVLNSNESVQKMVAGMDTSNVSFTSDGLNLNFADPASMLSDVEAAAAGQVCVDATTGQLTFPMYLSNGGLLSHLPFLVNNEWVAQQLGPDAFANVDDSHIEISLPEPITLSANQLPPNSIIINSAQKQPPPPSLEPPVQLIKEAVKEENKTAKEAGAKDQPEEQLEEEQRKPPPASLDSSRQVMERVTPSTAGIINVPSGGVLHPNTPLSTRRPGLLAKAKEKPIINHVEIIQAATDLSSYEGLGGVPPLFAMEECSNQTVIRANPPAAPTSAPGPPMAATPKRKQKRQAAVKACKRIISQAETESKPEKVQENVVARNSSACSASSSAHDDSAEASKENLQEQQKVERKQEGGSSARETVVDNDMAAWQRQLHGSNSDLENRLREINSKREEVKTTSRARRPKKKDTPTSASSRARKASMARTKAESKNQVKKVVRSVGDPTEKINIKIITPQKPKALKKKKVLETKDEDIDETIDETIEETQVEVEEKDIKMERAMALLQIVRDNMAVLLDTPFKASPKGAGAGVSNVAQDDATSKEAGASESAAIPPTPGMAIAPLDTPYGKLPSSSFLFGSDTKSIMDTPQLSAITPGFRLTPFGQMPGTPVGSAAKTEYSSGSSYYRPDEAEHTDANAQCAIQQWEDIQEKDQPMDGSTEREKKEAAEEELVEKKERSMKEKEKPAGQRKENRNKQKEHPEDSKLTPRRPEKPKEEHEQEKQIEAVQKETSSEKTPEVVKQPVVLSLEPTVLRRVRSFGSEAVDSAESAAAGSFPLDQQQLPHYKLLPGLPEAIIEGSSNSSSSVTSSSSSSSSSSSSSSSSSPSSSSSQSSHSGKAESDKEEPEDEDVDVENGTKKEEMLLNIDNLSNISSTEDEEWLKAAGSQDAVLPMLAIDSQPGQLVSQDGEVRYPIRNWLTPSKEQAQDQADTSGESRTLPPPPETMAARLGVAAKPPPLPDVPPAAAAPPPPPPAAAAPSPPPPDAADPLPAPPAPSAILQEHQRQQLHEKRQRVMAKFKEQAQPPRTQSKKTATKKLTAMRETAKLANPGIQKSPKKREHVEPLKTKAARKLIKPVQKTTEAAAPDPQVAGPKDLPAVAPKDPPAGAPKDPTIDPPASKLDPALLMALNLSAKKQEPSTAANRPKATRAAVEIAAQPAPGKRGRPKRNANAEPPKICMRRSSRLIDNKTPAPEEGLKSSGGDTAKTNAKATTKKPVKKRAEARPPSTTTAGAALPMVVEAESTQAAPEQKPPNLQATAEETKPNPPPQSEPEDSDFEQDICLSRSQERFTFNFSYADNGPKSSNPMIRQPSSFFKNYQMRMMTDDEQVHTLRIASPQVINLSQQLASVIRNIPKKRIRRLTSNSGATAMGASASGKEAEVIAAAAAAGAKPSATSTPLAEKPPPKSAPQDEDDLEVATINSGPIRTNSGSTGGGQETPENSAQQKEPQNQNHSVEIEDIESILSHLHGT, translated from the exons CCTGCTTCCGCCGCACTTCTACTGCAGTGTCAACCGCGATAAGATCAGGCAGAGCTTTTTGGCCAGCAATGAGGGCCAGGAGGCGGAGCTgcaggaggaggacgaggagagCACAACGGCTACCGAGGACTTGGAGGAGGAAGAGCTGCCTCCGGTAAACGGTCCTGGGCCGCGTAACAATTCCACGCCGCGCCAGGGTCATGTCGAGGCTGATCCCCTCGTGCTTACGCCGCAAAGCATGCCG GAACTGGCTAGTGCGATAATTAAGAACCAGGACTTTCAGGCGACTCTTGTGAAAAACATAAACGTAGCGTTGCAGACGGTGACCTTGAACAATCCGTCAGTCAGCTGTGACGCCATGCTGGACGGTCTGGTGAAAAACATACTGGAAGCCACTGAGAAGGATCCTTCATTCGATCGCATCATCCAGGAGGTGGTGACCGGTGATGAGGCTACCGCAAATGAGGAAGCGCCCGGTGTGTCGGCTGCCAGTGCTGCTGCTTGCGCTGCTGTCAATTCCGCTGCCGGTGAGCAAGTGCCTCCGGCAGAACAGACGGTGGACCCTGTGCCACCGCAAACGCCACTCATCATTCGCACTGCTGTGGCCGCCACCGCTGGCACCAATGCGGACCCCAACTTCTCCATCTCCAAGCTGATTGTACTGAACTCCAACGAGAGTGTCCAAAAAATGGTGGCCGGCATGGACACGTCCAATGTGAGTTTCACTAGCGACGGCCTCAATCTCAACTTTGCCGATCCGGCGTCCATGCTCTCCGATGTGGAGGCGGCTGCTGCCGGCCAAGTGTGTGTGGACGCCACCACCGGGCAGCTGACGTTCCCCATGTACCTCTCCAACGGCGGACTGCTGTCGCACCTTCCATTTCTGGTGAACAATGAATGGGTGGCCCAGCAATTGGGTCCGGATGCCTTCGCCAACGTGGATGACTCGCACATAGAGATCTCCCTGCCTGAGCCGATAACTCTGTCAGCCAATCAGCTACCCCCCAATTCCATTATCATCAACAGTGCTCAGAAACAACCACCGCCTCCTAGCTTAGAACCGCCCGTGCAGTTGATAAAAGAGGCGGTAAAAGAGGAGAATAAGACGGCCAAGGAGGCGGGAGCAAAAGACCAACCAGAGGAGCAACTCGAAGAGGAGCAGCGGAAGCCGCCACCAGCTTCTTTGGACTCCTCGCGCCAGGTCATGGAAAGAGTGACTCCCTCCACGGCGGGGATAATCAAT GTTCCTTCTGGTGGCGTCCTGCACCCCAATACGCCGCTCTCCACAAGGCGACCTGGTTTGCTGGCCAAAGCCAAGGAGAAGCCTATTATCAACCATGTGGAGATCATCCAGGCAGCCACCGATTTAAGCTCGTACGAGGGACTGGGCGGTGTGCCTCCGCTGTTCGCCATGGAGGAGTGTAGCAACCAGACGGTGATCAGGGCCAATCCTCCAGCTGCACCAACATCAGCTCCGGGACCGCCGATGGCAGCCACGCCCAAAAGAAAACAGAAACGCCAGGCGGCGGTTAAGGCGTGCAAACGGATAATCTCCCAAGCGGAAACGGAGTCCAAGCCGGAAAAGGTTCAAGAGAATGTTGTGGCCAGGAACAGCTCCGCCTGCAGCGCATCGTCTTCCGCTCACGATGACAGCGCCGAGGCCAGCAAAGAGAATCTCCAGGAGCAGCAGAAAGTGGAGAGAAAGCAAGAGGGAGGCTCCTCCGCCAGAGAAACAGTTGTCGATAACGACATGGCCGCCTGGCAGCGCCAGTTGCATGGCTCTAACTCTGACCTAGAGAATAGGTTGCGCGAAATCAACTCCAAACGCGAAGAGGTGAAGACCACCAGTCGGGCGAGGCGTCCGAAGAAAAAAGATACTCCTACTTCAGCTTCCTCGAGAGCACGAAAAGCATCCATGGCCAGGACTAAGGCGGAGTCCAAGAACCAGGTGAAAAAAGTGGTGCGCAGCGTTGGTGATCCCACAGAGAAGATCAACATCAAGATCATCACTCCGCAGAAACCCAAGGCTCTGAAAAAGAAGAAAGTTTTGGAGACCAAAGATGAAGACATAGACGAGACCATAGATGAAACCATAGAGGAAACCCAAGTGGAGGTCGAGGAAAAGGATATAAAAATGGAGCGGGCGATGGCACTATTACAGATAGTTCGGGACAACATGGCCGTGTTGCTGGATACGCCTTTCAAGGCATCTCCCAAAGGTGCCGGAGCCGGAGTCAGTAATGTAGCGCAAGATGACGCCACATCGAAGGAAGCCGGTGCCTCTGAATCCGCTGCCATTCCACCCACTCCAGGGATGGCTATTGCACCGCTGGACACGCCATATGGCAAGTTGCCCAGCAGCAGCTTTCTATTTGGCTCAGATACCAAAAGCATTATGGATACGCCCCAGTTGAGCGCCATTACGCCCGGATTTCGCTTGACACCCTTTGGCCAGATGCCTGGTACTCCCGTGGGTAGCGCCGCCAAGACTGAATACTCTTCAGGCAGCTCCTACTATCGTCCCGACGAGGCGGAGCACACGGATGCAAATGCGCAGTGCGCAATACAGCAATGGGAAGATATCCAGGAGAAAGATCAACCAATGGATGGTTCCACGGAGAGGGAAAAGAAGGAGGCAGCTGAGGAAGAGCTTGTGGAGAAGAAAGAGCGCTCTATGAAGGAGAAGGAAAAGCCGGCAGGACAGAGGAAAGAAAATCGTAATAAGCAGAAGGAGCATCCTGAGGACAGCAAACTGACGCCTAGAAGACCAGAAAAGCCGAAAGAAGAGCATGAGCAGGAAAAACAGATCGAGGCTGTGCAAAAGGAAACGTCTTCGGAGAAAACTCCGGAGGTTGTGAAGCAACCAGTTGTCCTGTCCTTGGAGCCCACTGTACTGCGACGCGTTCGTTCCTTTGGCAGCGAGGCTGTTGACAGTGCGGAATCCGCTGCAGCTGGCTCATTTCCTTTAGATCAGCAGCAACTGCCGCACTACAAACTACTGCCCGGTCTGCCCGAGGCCATCATCGAGGGATCCAGCAATTCCAGCTCTTCGGTGACCAGTTCTTCGTCCTCGTCCAGCTCGAGCTCCAGTTCATCCAGTAGTTCGTCGCCCAGTTCCTCTTCATCCCAGAGTTCTCACAGCGGAAAGGCGGAGAGCGATAAGGAAGAACCTGAGGACGAAGATGTCGATGTCGAGAATGGCACCAAGAAAGAGGAGATGCTGCTCAACATTGACAACCTATCGAATATAAGCAGCACGGAGGACGAGGAGTGGCTTAAGGCAGCCGGCTCGCAAGATGCAGTGCTGCCCATGCTCGCCATTGACAGTCAGCCGGGTCAACTAGTTAGCCAGGATGGCGAGGTTCGCTATCCCATCCGAAACTGGCTCACACCGAGCAAGGAGCAGGCCCAGGATCAGGCTGATACCAGTGGGGAGTCGCGAACCCTTCCCCCGCCTCCTGAAACCATGGCCGCACGATTAGGTGTTGCTGCTAAGCCACCGCCACTTCCTGATGTTccgccagctgctgctgctcctcctccacctccgccagctgctgctgctccctcTCCCCCTCCGCCAGATGCAGCAGATCCTTTGCCCGCTCCACCAGCACCCTCTGCAATTCTCCAGGAGCACCAGCGCCAGCAGCTCCACGAGAAGCGCCAACGCGTCATGGCCAAGTTCAAAGAGCAAGCCCAACCACCCAGGACGCAGAGCAAAAAGACTGCCACCAAGAAGCTCACTGCCATGCGCGAAACTGCCAAGTTGGCCAATCCCGGCATCCAGAAGTCGCCGAAGAAGCGGGAGCATGTGGAGCCGCTTAAAACCAAGGCGGCCAGAAAGCTGATAAAACCGGTTCAGAAAACCACAGAGGCCGCAGCACCCGATCCGCAAGTTGCGGGACCCAAAGATCTGCCAGCTGTGGCTCCCAAAGATCCGCCAGCTGGGGCTCCAAAAGATCCGACAATCGATCCACCGGCCAGCAAACTGGATCCTGCCCTTCTCATGGCCCTCAATCTTTCAGCCAAGAAGCAAGAGCCATCAACGGCTGCCAATAGACCCAAAGCCACTCGCGCAGCGGTCGAAATTGCGGCACAGCCTGCGCCGGGAAAACGTGGACGCCCCAAGAGGAATGCAAACGCAGAACCACCCAAGATCTGTATGCGCCGATCGTCGCGACTAATCGACAATAAAA CTCCTGCTCCGGAAGAGGGCCTTAAGTCCAGTGGCGGGGACACAGCCAAGACCAACGCCAAAGCCACTACCAAAAAGCCGGTAAAAAAGCGTGCCGAAGCCAGGCCACCCTCTACCACAACCGCCGGAGCAGCATTGCCCATGGTGGTGGAAGCAGAATCCACCCAGGCTGCACCAGAGCAAAAGCCTCCAAACCTACAGGCGACGGCAGAAGAAACCAAGCCAAACCCACCCCCTCAATCCGAACCCGAGGACAGCGATTTCGAGCAGGACATATGCCTGAGCAGAAGCCAGGAGCGTTTTACGTTCAACTTCTCCTACGCGGACAACGGACCCAAGTCCAGCAATCCGATGATTCGTCAGCCGTCGAGCTTTTTCAAAAACTACCAGATGCGCATGATGACCGACGACGAGCAGGTGCATACGTTGCGCATCGCCAGTCCCCAGGTGATCAATCTGAGCCAGCAACTGGCCAGCGTGATACGCAATATACCCAAGAAGCGGATACGCCGCCTGACCAGCAATAGTGGAGCAACAGCAATGGGAGCAAGTGCAAGTGGAAAGGAAGCGGAGGTGATTgcggctgcagctgctgctggagcaAAGCCCTCGGCCACGTCCACGCCGCTGGCGGAGAAGCCGCCGCCCAAGAGTGCGCCGCAGGATGAAGACGACCTGGAGGTGGCCACCAT CAATTCAGGTCCTATCCGAACGAACAGCGGCAGTACAGGAGGCGGTCAGGAAACCCCGGAGAACTCCGCGCAGCAGAAGGAGCCGCAGAACCAGAACCACAGCGTGGAGATCGAGGACATCGAGTCGATACTGTCGCACCTGCACGGCACCTGA
- the LOC108023583 gene encoding proteoglycan 4 isoform X1: protein MESIVLHSDVARLVLGYLVNQNLKRAAHTLCRTSPHLHHEFLALKQGLQTHNFLNGGLEDIICEHVKITGLVAEAVKKLPLDTRLQLQQLKLSERVSELIASGERSSCTNGSSTPGEPSISQSHRKRRRLRTQSPVNSMSSPSFSKRPRLLPPHFYCSVNRDKIRQSFLASNEGQEAELQEEDEESTTATEDLEEEELPPVNGPGPRNNSTPRQGHVEADPLVLTPQSMPELASAIIKNQDFQATLVKNINVALQTVTLNNPSVSCDAMLDGLVKNILEATEKDPSFDRIIQEVVTGDEATANEEAPGVSAASAAACAAVNSAAGEQVPPAEQTVDPVPPQTPLIIRTAVAATAGTNADPNFSISKLIVLNSNESVQKMVAGMDTSNVSFTSDGLNLNFADPASMLSDVEAAAAGQVCVDATTGQLTFPMYLSNGGLLSHLPFLVNNEWVAQQLGPDAFANVDDSHIEISLPEPITLSANQLPPNSIIINSAQKQPPPPSLEPPVQLIKEAVKEENKTAKEAGAKDQPEEQLEEEQRKPPPASLDSSRQVMERVTPSTAGIINVKAFRSLSTPRKRTSHVRTLTFSPKVPSGGVLHPNTPLSTRRPGLLAKAKEKPIINHVEIIQAATDLSSYEGLGGVPPLFAMEECSNQTVIRANPPAAPTSAPGPPMAATPKRKQKRQAAVKACKRIISQAETESKPEKVQENVVARNSSACSASSSAHDDSAEASKENLQEQQKVERKQEGGSSARETVVDNDMAAWQRQLHGSNSDLENRLREINSKREEVKTTSRARRPKKKDTPTSASSRARKASMARTKAESKNQVKKVVRSVGDPTEKINIKIITPQKPKALKKKKVLETKDEDIDETIDETIEETQVEVEEKDIKMERAMALLQIVRDNMAVLLDTPFKASPKGAGAGVSNVAQDDATSKEAGASESAAIPPTPGMAIAPLDTPYGKLPSSSFLFGSDTKSIMDTPQLSAITPGFRLTPFGQMPGTPVGSAAKTEYSSGSSYYRPDEAEHTDANAQCAIQQWEDIQEKDQPMDGSTEREKKEAAEEELVEKKERSMKEKEKPAGQRKENRNKQKEHPEDSKLTPRRPEKPKEEHEQEKQIEAVQKETSSEKTPEVVKQPVVLSLEPTVLRRVRSFGSEAVDSAESAAAGSFPLDQQQLPHYKLLPGLPEAIIEGSSNSSSSVTSSSSSSSSSSSSSSSSSPSSSSSQSSHSGKAESDKEEPEDEDVDVENGTKKEEMLLNIDNLSNISSTEDEEWLKAAGSQDAVLPMLAIDSQPGQLVSQDGEVRYPIRNWLTPSKEQAQDQADTSGESRTLPPPPETMAARLGVAAKPPPLPDVPPAAAAPPPPPPAAAAPSPPPPDAADPLPAPPAPSAILQEHQRQQLHEKRQRVMAKFKEQAQPPRTQSKKTATKKLTAMRETAKLANPGIQKSPKKREHVEPLKTKAARKLIKPVQKTTEAAAPDPQVAGPKDLPAVAPKDPPAGAPKDPTIDPPASKLDPALLMALNLSAKKQEPSTAANRPKATRAAVEIAAQPAPGKRGRPKRNANAEPPKICMRRSSRLIDNKTPAPEEGLKSSGGDTAKTNAKATTKKPVKKRAEARPPSTTTAGAALPMVVEAESTQAAPEQKPPNLQATAEETKPNPPPQSEPEDSDFEQDICLSRSQERFTFNFSYADNGPKSSNPMIRQPSSFFKNYQMRMMTDDEQVHTLRIASPQVINLSQQLASVIRNIPKKRIRRLTSNSGATAMGASASGKEAEVIAAAAAAGAKPSATSTPLAEKPPPKSAPQDEDDLEVATINSGPIRTNSGSTGGGQETPENSAQQKEPQNQNHSVEIEDIESILSHLHGT, encoded by the exons CCTGCTTCCGCCGCACTTCTACTGCAGTGTCAACCGCGATAAGATCAGGCAGAGCTTTTTGGCCAGCAATGAGGGCCAGGAGGCGGAGCTgcaggaggaggacgaggagagCACAACGGCTACCGAGGACTTGGAGGAGGAAGAGCTGCCTCCGGTAAACGGTCCTGGGCCGCGTAACAATTCCACGCCGCGCCAGGGTCATGTCGAGGCTGATCCCCTCGTGCTTACGCCGCAAAGCATGCCG GAACTGGCTAGTGCGATAATTAAGAACCAGGACTTTCAGGCGACTCTTGTGAAAAACATAAACGTAGCGTTGCAGACGGTGACCTTGAACAATCCGTCAGTCAGCTGTGACGCCATGCTGGACGGTCTGGTGAAAAACATACTGGAAGCCACTGAGAAGGATCCTTCATTCGATCGCATCATCCAGGAGGTGGTGACCGGTGATGAGGCTACCGCAAATGAGGAAGCGCCCGGTGTGTCGGCTGCCAGTGCTGCTGCTTGCGCTGCTGTCAATTCCGCTGCCGGTGAGCAAGTGCCTCCGGCAGAACAGACGGTGGACCCTGTGCCACCGCAAACGCCACTCATCATTCGCACTGCTGTGGCCGCCACCGCTGGCACCAATGCGGACCCCAACTTCTCCATCTCCAAGCTGATTGTACTGAACTCCAACGAGAGTGTCCAAAAAATGGTGGCCGGCATGGACACGTCCAATGTGAGTTTCACTAGCGACGGCCTCAATCTCAACTTTGCCGATCCGGCGTCCATGCTCTCCGATGTGGAGGCGGCTGCTGCCGGCCAAGTGTGTGTGGACGCCACCACCGGGCAGCTGACGTTCCCCATGTACCTCTCCAACGGCGGACTGCTGTCGCACCTTCCATTTCTGGTGAACAATGAATGGGTGGCCCAGCAATTGGGTCCGGATGCCTTCGCCAACGTGGATGACTCGCACATAGAGATCTCCCTGCCTGAGCCGATAACTCTGTCAGCCAATCAGCTACCCCCCAATTCCATTATCATCAACAGTGCTCAGAAACAACCACCGCCTCCTAGCTTAGAACCGCCCGTGCAGTTGATAAAAGAGGCGGTAAAAGAGGAGAATAAGACGGCCAAGGAGGCGGGAGCAAAAGACCAACCAGAGGAGCAACTCGAAGAGGAGCAGCGGAAGCCGCCACCAGCTTCTTTGGACTCCTCGCGCCAGGTCATGGAAAGAGTGACTCCCTCCACGGCGGGGATAATCAATGTAAAGGCCTTTCGTAGCTTATCCACTCCCCGAAAGCGAACCTCGCATGTACGAACTTTAACTTTCTCCCCTAAGGTTCCTTCTGGTGGCGTCCTGCACCCCAATACGCCGCTCTCCACAAGGCGACCTGGTTTGCTGGCCAAAGCCAAGGAGAAGCCTATTATCAACCATGTGGAGATCATCCAGGCAGCCACCGATTTAAGCTCGTACGAGGGACTGGGCGGTGTGCCTCCGCTGTTCGCCATGGAGGAGTGTAGCAACCAGACGGTGATCAGGGCCAATCCTCCAGCTGCACCAACATCAGCTCCGGGACCGCCGATGGCAGCCACGCCCAAAAGAAAACAGAAACGCCAGGCGGCGGTTAAGGCGTGCAAACGGATAATCTCCCAAGCGGAAACGGAGTCCAAGCCGGAAAAGGTTCAAGAGAATGTTGTGGCCAGGAACAGCTCCGCCTGCAGCGCATCGTCTTCCGCTCACGATGACAGCGCCGAGGCCAGCAAAGAGAATCTCCAGGAGCAGCAGAAAGTGGAGAGAAAGCAAGAGGGAGGCTCCTCCGCCAGAGAAACAGTTGTCGATAACGACATGGCCGCCTGGCAGCGCCAGTTGCATGGCTCTAACTCTGACCTAGAGAATAGGTTGCGCGAAATCAACTCCAAACGCGAAGAGGTGAAGACCACCAGTCGGGCGAGGCGTCCGAAGAAAAAAGATACTCCTACTTCAGCTTCCTCGAGAGCACGAAAAGCATCCATGGCCAGGACTAAGGCGGAGTCCAAGAACCAGGTGAAAAAAGTGGTGCGCAGCGTTGGTGATCCCACAGAGAAGATCAACATCAAGATCATCACTCCGCAGAAACCCAAGGCTCTGAAAAAGAAGAAAGTTTTGGAGACCAAAGATGAAGACATAGACGAGACCATAGATGAAACCATAGAGGAAACCCAAGTGGAGGTCGAGGAAAAGGATATAAAAATGGAGCGGGCGATGGCACTATTACAGATAGTTCGGGACAACATGGCCGTGTTGCTGGATACGCCTTTCAAGGCATCTCCCAAAGGTGCCGGAGCCGGAGTCAGTAATGTAGCGCAAGATGACGCCACATCGAAGGAAGCCGGTGCCTCTGAATCCGCTGCCATTCCACCCACTCCAGGGATGGCTATTGCACCGCTGGACACGCCATATGGCAAGTTGCCCAGCAGCAGCTTTCTATTTGGCTCAGATACCAAAAGCATTATGGATACGCCCCAGTTGAGCGCCATTACGCCCGGATTTCGCTTGACACCCTTTGGCCAGATGCCTGGTACTCCCGTGGGTAGCGCCGCCAAGACTGAATACTCTTCAGGCAGCTCCTACTATCGTCCCGACGAGGCGGAGCACACGGATGCAAATGCGCAGTGCGCAATACAGCAATGGGAAGATATCCAGGAGAAAGATCAACCAATGGATGGTTCCACGGAGAGGGAAAAGAAGGAGGCAGCTGAGGAAGAGCTTGTGGAGAAGAAAGAGCGCTCTATGAAGGAGAAGGAAAAGCCGGCAGGACAGAGGAAAGAAAATCGTAATAAGCAGAAGGAGCATCCTGAGGACAGCAAACTGACGCCTAGAAGACCAGAAAAGCCGAAAGAAGAGCATGAGCAGGAAAAACAGATCGAGGCTGTGCAAAAGGAAACGTCTTCGGAGAAAACTCCGGAGGTTGTGAAGCAACCAGTTGTCCTGTCCTTGGAGCCCACTGTACTGCGACGCGTTCGTTCCTTTGGCAGCGAGGCTGTTGACAGTGCGGAATCCGCTGCAGCTGGCTCATTTCCTTTAGATCAGCAGCAACTGCCGCACTACAAACTACTGCCCGGTCTGCCCGAGGCCATCATCGAGGGATCCAGCAATTCCAGCTCTTCGGTGACCAGTTCTTCGTCCTCGTCCAGCTCGAGCTCCAGTTCATCCAGTAGTTCGTCGCCCAGTTCCTCTTCATCCCAGAGTTCTCACAGCGGAAAGGCGGAGAGCGATAAGGAAGAACCTGAGGACGAAGATGTCGATGTCGAGAATGGCACCAAGAAAGAGGAGATGCTGCTCAACATTGACAACCTATCGAATATAAGCAGCACGGAGGACGAGGAGTGGCTTAAGGCAGCCGGCTCGCAAGATGCAGTGCTGCCCATGCTCGCCATTGACAGTCAGCCGGGTCAACTAGTTAGCCAGGATGGCGAGGTTCGCTATCCCATCCGAAACTGGCTCACACCGAGCAAGGAGCAGGCCCAGGATCAGGCTGATACCAGTGGGGAGTCGCGAACCCTTCCCCCGCCTCCTGAAACCATGGCCGCACGATTAGGTGTTGCTGCTAAGCCACCGCCACTTCCTGATGTTccgccagctgctgctgctcctcctccacctccgccagctgctgctgctccctcTCCCCCTCCGCCAGATGCAGCAGATCCTTTGCCCGCTCCACCAGCACCCTCTGCAATTCTCCAGGAGCACCAGCGCCAGCAGCTCCACGAGAAGCGCCAACGCGTCATGGCCAAGTTCAAAGAGCAAGCCCAACCACCCAGGACGCAGAGCAAAAAGACTGCCACCAAGAAGCTCACTGCCATGCGCGAAACTGCCAAGTTGGCCAATCCCGGCATCCAGAAGTCGCCGAAGAAGCGGGAGCATGTGGAGCCGCTTAAAACCAAGGCGGCCAGAAAGCTGATAAAACCGGTTCAGAAAACCACAGAGGCCGCAGCACCCGATCCGCAAGTTGCGGGACCCAAAGATCTGCCAGCTGTGGCTCCCAAAGATCCGCCAGCTGGGGCTCCAAAAGATCCGACAATCGATCCACCGGCCAGCAAACTGGATCCTGCCCTTCTCATGGCCCTCAATCTTTCAGCCAAGAAGCAAGAGCCATCAACGGCTGCCAATAGACCCAAAGCCACTCGCGCAGCGGTCGAAATTGCGGCACAGCCTGCGCCGGGAAAACGTGGACGCCCCAAGAGGAATGCAAACGCAGAACCACCCAAGATCTGTATGCGCCGATCGTCGCGACTAATCGACAATAAAA CTCCTGCTCCGGAAGAGGGCCTTAAGTCCAGTGGCGGGGACACAGCCAAGACCAACGCCAAAGCCACTACCAAAAAGCCGGTAAAAAAGCGTGCCGAAGCCAGGCCACCCTCTACCACAACCGCCGGAGCAGCATTGCCCATGGTGGTGGAAGCAGAATCCACCCAGGCTGCACCAGAGCAAAAGCCTCCAAACCTACAGGCGACGGCAGAAGAAACCAAGCCAAACCCACCCCCTCAATCCGAACCCGAGGACAGCGATTTCGAGCAGGACATATGCCTGAGCAGAAGCCAGGAGCGTTTTACGTTCAACTTCTCCTACGCGGACAACGGACCCAAGTCCAGCAATCCGATGATTCGTCAGCCGTCGAGCTTTTTCAAAAACTACCAGATGCGCATGATGACCGACGACGAGCAGGTGCATACGTTGCGCATCGCCAGTCCCCAGGTGATCAATCTGAGCCAGCAACTGGCCAGCGTGATACGCAATATACCCAAGAAGCGGATACGCCGCCTGACCAGCAATAGTGGAGCAACAGCAATGGGAGCAAGTGCAAGTGGAAAGGAAGCGGAGGTGATTgcggctgcagctgctgctggagcaAAGCCCTCGGCCACGTCCACGCCGCTGGCGGAGAAGCCGCCGCCCAAGAGTGCGCCGCAGGATGAAGACGACCTGGAGGTGGCCACCAT CAATTCAGGTCCTATCCGAACGAACAGCGGCAGTACAGGAGGCGGTCAGGAAACCCCGGAGAACTCCGCGCAGCAGAAGGAGCCGCAGAACCAGAACCACAGCGTGGAGATCGAGGACATCGAGTCGATACTGTCGCACCTGCACGGCACCTGA